The following are encoded together in the Flavihumibacter fluvii genome:
- a CDS encoding DUF3347 domain-containing protein, whose translation MKLFVIFAGLLLSVAGKQAHAADPLKAILAQYMVLKDALVDSDPVAAAAQAKVLLKSLEGPNWESLKKDTKAIADSKDIKKQREAFASLSDKLYALVKASKPGTTIYYQHCPMFNSGKGANWLSLQSEIRNPFYGDMMISCGSTAETIKQ comes from the coding sequence ATGAAGCTATTTGTCATCTTCGCAGGCCTGCTCTTGTCAGTTGCCGGTAAACAGGCCCATGCAGCCGATCCCTTAAAGGCCATCCTGGCCCAGTATATGGTATTGAAAGACGCCCTGGTGGATTCAGACCCGGTGGCGGCTGCTGCCCAGGCCAAGGTGCTGTTGAAAAGCCTGGAAGGCCCGAACTGGGAAAGCCTGAAAAAAGACACGAAGGCGATCGCCGACAGTAAGGATATCAAAAAACAACGTGAAGCCTTTGCCAGTTTATCCGATAAACTCTATGCCCTGGTGAAAGCCAGCAAGCCGGGAACAACCATTTATTACCAGCATTGCCCCATGTTTAACAGCGGCAAGGGAGCCAATTGGCTGAGCCTGCAATCGGAGATCCGTAATCCCTTTTATGGAGATATGATGATAAGTTGCGGCAGTACGGCAGAGACCATCAAACAATAG